One Bifidobacterium crudilactis genomic region harbors:
- a CDS encoding LPXTG cell wall anchor domain-containing protein, with protein MRNWKKGATVAAALVAALSTSVSPLAAYADGGGGSGGGGTGSGGNGQISFTYQDSYGAPTLGNVDIALAAMGLTSYNDASHPADASANTALNSAVSECQSRYATKHNGDTNAGCRLVSVGAVSTDGKYTGSTGGFTTSQWASAWNAETQGKSYSHEGVAYQTTTPFSDGVTTINALVAREAAKTPGIIVIVLSSDEPPVAYKLSVSTKQASAASMKVGSTAAVHDVITTSNGGSSLSENLTAKVIMHYDGQRNGYVAARSVTKSMAISNDGSKNSPDFTPSDFGVSHWQEGTYWFDVQVARQGKMQAAVDTTDREAAESFPVAAVPPVKPSKSIEDGTSADRMVNRTTITTGTGRGGYEMTIQDKITPNGVNYSIDNCKLVDTTSGADVSGDFTITWDKSANTVTAARTASRGEMPLDRTYAFSFDVTVAKPDFSKVDDVASVKWNQEPSVNTDDKSFPTWRPNPDKSWIKYVDGKWQAVIDPSRSNQTGADTETFLDGDTVGSVVNGTVAANLIQAPTKLTLTDDWAKADYIFDAADASKIRVYAADASSEKQSSVADIANTGTDVTDQFTITVNGTTATATAKADYLASLKGLAKAQQITLLIPGTINFANGGGAKQVRSDFGKNAGDELTFCTNPPSDESPVTYSSLSTGTAGAGLTNAGSETVNTQTEDTNEPEICCYVPPVTKDVLAESSQGGDQSSVDGKTVFPGQKVEYKLETTPKLPANLAYQVTNVGVTDSYDQYLNVDKQTLEVTDLNTGNIIPKSQYTGTWDGTAHTVRIAFSDAWVKANWKAGSNPRIIVRFEGTVSKDAPANMKVDNQWKLTLNNSITPSNIVENTPPDDNPSKQDTQKDAKINIDGKTAVLGDRIYYRVNLDASKLDNTAYVVQRLGMVDDYDQEYLKLDTTAIQVLDAQGSDVTGKFNIQEKDGVLYAFFKTVDTTIPATGETVLGDPQSSDLKAYSTEKLDPLASPAIDQKVLGQTYQIVLPMTVKAVKDGYTVKNTAIQVTNNEQKLTNTVSNPLKEINPSKDVTVNVGGASADGQSIYLNHLFLYQLDSSTLHTNRAYKEITDWRITDDYDQSHDRYTGQWAVYATKDVVEYQDGKAVTLAEKGGRIAGSGVDSTKFGGDLFTASDKDGVLTVTVTARYLAIASSNDTSEQGWRAYVQMERIKTGDVKNQFVETLNGQDRPSNVVVTHTPDQTPSISIEKYDAKSGMKAGDRNTPSDALNVTGDTEIVFHITNTGKASLSKIDLKDATITGSGTVVDFTYPANWNTLVLKPGASVDVTGTLKGIRSNDHHTDRAKVTAQPIIDCPVIDTDPFDGKNPTADPDKVCYDTAISAKDDWNGYVKAAASKSLAKTGADMLWVVVAVILFAGAGAGIIVSRRRMADTGKHEDPRNAR; from the coding sequence ATGAGGAATTGGAAGAAGGGAGCGACCGTAGCGGCTGCCTTGGTCGCTGCACTTTCCACATCGGTTTCACCGCTTGCCGCGTATGCTGACGGTGGCGGCGGATCAGGTGGCGGCGGCACAGGTTCCGGTGGTAACGGTCAGATCAGTTTCACTTACCAAGACAGTTATGGTGCTCCCACACTAGGGAATGTGGATATAGCGTTGGCCGCGATGGGATTGACTTCCTATAACGACGCTTCACATCCTGCGGATGCGTCAGCGAATACAGCGTTGAATAGTGCGGTCAGTGAATGCCAGTCTCGTTATGCTACCAAGCATAACGGTGACACGAATGCCGGTTGCAGATTGGTGAGCGTTGGTGCGGTTTCCACTGACGGAAAGTACACCGGCAGCACAGGCGGCTTCACTACATCGCAATGGGCTTCTGCCTGGAATGCCGAGACACAGGGTAAAAGCTACTCACATGAAGGCGTGGCCTATCAGACCACCACACCATTCTCCGATGGTGTGACCACCATCAATGCTCTGGTGGCACGCGAGGCCGCGAAGACACCAGGAATCATTGTCATCGTCCTTTCCAGCGACGAACCACCGGTTGCATACAAGCTTTCCGTGTCCACCAAGCAGGCGTCTGCCGCCTCGATGAAGGTGGGTTCCACCGCTGCCGTGCATGACGTGATCACCACGTCTAATGGTGGTTCCTCGCTGAGCGAGAACCTTACGGCGAAGGTCATCATGCACTATGACGGGCAGAGGAACGGGTACGTGGCCGCGAGAAGCGTGACGAAGAGCATGGCCATCAGTAATGATGGTTCGAAGAACTCGCCCGATTTCACGCCTTCCGACTTTGGCGTGTCGCATTGGCAGGAAGGCACGTACTGGTTTGACGTGCAGGTTGCCAGGCAGGGGAAGATGCAGGCTGCCGTGGATACCACGGATCGTGAGGCTGCCGAATCGTTCCCCGTGGCTGCGGTGCCTCCCGTGAAGCCTTCGAAGAGCATCGAGGACGGCACGTCCGCCGACCGGATGGTGAACCGCACGACGATCACGACCGGTACCGGTCGCGGCGGCTACGAGATGACCATCCAGGACAAGATCACGCCTAATGGCGTGAACTATTCCATCGACAACTGCAAGCTGGTGGATACCACGAGTGGTGCCGACGTTTCCGGCGATTTCACGATCACCTGGGATAAGAGCGCGAACACGGTGACCGCCGCGCGTACGGCGTCCAGGGGCGAGATGCCGTTGGACCGCACCTATGCGTTCAGCTTCGATGTGACGGTTGCCAAGCCTGACTTCTCCAAGGTCGATGATGTGGCTTCGGTCAAGTGGAATCAGGAGCCGAGCGTGAACACGGATGACAAGTCGTTCCCGACCTGGCGTCCCAACCCCGACAAGTCCTGGATCAAATACGTGGATGGCAAGTGGCAGGCCGTGATCGACCCGTCCAGAAGCAACCAGACCGGTGCCGACACCGAGACCTTCCTTGACGGCGATACGGTCGGTTCCGTGGTCAACGGCACGGTTGCCGCGAACCTGATCCAGGCTCCTACGAAGTTGACTCTGACGGATGATTGGGCGAAGGCTGACTACATCTTCGATGCGGCCGACGCCTCGAAAATTCGAGTTTATGCGGCTGACGCGAGCAGTGAGAAGCAGTCCAGTGTCGCGGACATCGCCAACACGGGCACGGACGTGACCGACCAGTTCACCATCACCGTGAACGGTACGACTGCCACTGCAACAGCTAAGGCAGATTACCTTGCTTCGTTGAAGGGTCTGGCGAAGGCTCAGCAGATTACCCTGCTGATCCCAGGAACCATCAATTTCGCCAATGGCGGGGGTGCCAAGCAGGTGCGCTCCGACTTCGGCAAGAACGCCGGCGACGAGCTGACGTTCTGCACCAATCCACCCAGCGATGAATCGCCAGTGACGTATTCCTCGCTATCGACTGGTACCGCTGGCGCGGGTTTGACGAATGCAGGTTCCGAAACGGTGAACACGCAGACCGAGGATACGAACGAGCCTGAGATCTGCTGCTATGTGCCACCGGTCACGAAGGATGTGCTTGCCGAGTCCTCACAGGGCGGCGACCAGTCCAGCGTGGACGGCAAGACCGTGTTCCCCGGCCAGAAGGTCGAATACAAGCTTGAGACCACGCCGAAACTTCCCGCGAACCTCGCCTATCAGGTGACGAACGTGGGTGTGACGGACAGTTACGACCAGTATCTGAACGTGGACAAGCAGACCTTGGAGGTCACCGACCTGAACACGGGCAATATCATCCCCAAGAGCCAGTACACCGGCACCTGGGACGGCACCGCGCACACGGTTCGCATCGCATTCTCCGACGCCTGGGTGAAGGCCAACTGGAAGGCCGGCTCGAATCCTCGTATCATCGTGCGCTTCGAGGGCACGGTCTCCAAGGATGCTCCGGCGAACATGAAGGTGGACAACCAGTGGAAGTTGACGCTGAACAACAGCATCACTCCGTCGAACATCGTGGAGAACACGCCTCCCGACGACAATCCATCCAAGCAGGACACGCAGAAGGATGCGAAGATCAACATCGACGGCAAGACCGCCGTGCTGGGCGACCGGATCTACTATCGGGTCAACCTCGATGCCTCGAAGCTGGATAACACCGCGTATGTGGTGCAGCGTCTGGGCATGGTCGATGATTATGACCAGGAGTATTTGAAGCTCGACACGACGGCGATCCAGGTGCTTGACGCCCAGGGCAGTGACGTGACCGGCAAGTTCAACATCCAGGAGAAGGATGGTGTGCTGTACGCCTTCTTCAAGACGGTGGACACGACCATTCCCGCCACGGGCGAGACCGTGCTGGGCGACCCGCAGTCGTCGGACCTGAAGGCGTATTCGACCGAGAAGCTGGATCCGCTCGCCTCTCCCGCCATCGACCAGAAGGTGCTTGGACAGACCTACCAGATCGTGCTGCCGATGACGGTGAAGGCCGTCAAGGACGGTTACACGGTGAAGAACACTGCGATCCAGGTCACCAACAACGAGCAGAAGCTCACCAACACCGTAAGCAACCCGTTGAAAGAGATCAACCCCTCCAAGGATGTGACGGTCAACGTGGGAGGCGCTTCGGCCGACGGTCAGAGCATCTACCTGAACCACCTGTTCCTCTACCAGTTGGACAGCTCTACGCTGCATACGAATCGTGCGTACAAGGAGATCACTGATTGGAGGATCACGGATGACTACGACCAGTCGCACGACCGGTACACCGGCCAGTGGGCGGTGTACGCCACCAAGGATGTGGTCGAATACCAGGACGGCAAGGCCGTGACTTTGGCCGAGAAGGGCGGTCGCATCGCCGGCAGTGGCGTGGACTCCACGAAGTTCGGTGGAGACCTGTTCACCGCATCCGATAAGGACGGTGTACTCACGGTGACCGTCACGGCTCGATACCTCGCCATCGCCTCGTCCAACGACACCAGTGAGCAGGGGTGGCGTGCCTACGTGCAGATGGAACGTATCAAGACCGGTGACGTGAAGAACCAGTTTGTTGAAACGCTCAACGGCCAGGACAGGCCGTCGAACGTGGTGGTCACCCATACTCCTGATCAGACGCCTTCCATCAGCATCGAGAAATACGATGCGAAGAGCGGCATGAAGGCCGGGGATCGCAATACGCCAAGCGATGCCTTGAATGTGACGGGTGACACCGAGATCGTGTTCCATATCACCAACACCGGCAAGGCCAGTCTCTCGAAGATCGACTTGAAGGACGCGACCATCACAGGTTCCGGCACGGTCGTGGACTTCACGTATCCGGCCAACTGGAACACGCTCGTGTTGAAGCCCGGAGCGTCGGTGGACGTCACCGGCACGTTGAAGGGCATCAGGAGCAACGACCATCACACGGATCGTGCGAAGGTCACCGCGCAGCCGATCATCGACTGCCCGGTCATCGACACCGACCCATTCGACGGCAAGAACCCAACGGCCGACCCGGACAAGGTGTGCTATGACACTGCGATCAGCGCGAAGGACGATTGGAACGGCTACGTCAAGGCCGCCGCGTCCAAGTCCCTGGCGAAGACCGGTGCCGACATGCTCTGGGTGGTTGTGGCCGTGATCCTGTTCGCCGGCGCAGGCGCGGGAATCATCGTCTCCCGCCGCCGCATGGCTGATACCGGCAAGCATGAGGATCCTCGTAACGCCCGGTGA